The Planctomycetota bacterium DNA segment TCGGGTGCGCGCCCCCCAGGGGCAGTTCCTGCTCGACCGGCTGGTCGGAGGAGGCGAGGGGCTCGAGATCGAAGTGCGCGGGCAGGAGCTGGAGGTTCTGGAGGCGCTGGCGGCGCGGGCGGCGGAGGTCGTTTCGCGCGTTCCGGGGGTGACGGACGTCGAGATCGACCGCCGGCAGGGGGTTCCGCAGGATCTTCTTCGGATCGACCGGGACAAGGCGGCCGATCTGGGGCTGTCTGCGCGTCAGGTGGCGGAGGCGCTCGAGACGGCCGTGGCGGGGCGGCGCGCCGGGGACTATCGGGCGCGGGGGCATTCGTATCGGATTCTCGTTCAGCTGGCCGGAGCCGAGCGTCTGGCGCTGGACGAGATTCTGGATCTCACGCTGACGTCGCGTTCGGGCGAAGACGTGGCGTTGCGGAACGTGCTGCGCGTCGAGGAGGGGACGGGGCCGCTGGTGATCGAGCGCAAGGATCAGCAGCGGACGGTGACGGTATCGGCGAACGTCTCGGGGCGGCCGACGGGGTCGGCCGCGGTGGACGTGGAGCGCGCGCTGGCGGCGATTCCGAGGCCGGAGGGATACGAGCTTCGGGTGACGGGGGACTTCGAGGAGCAGCGGAAGGCGTTCGCGGAGCTGATCGTAAGCCTGGCGCTGGCGGTGGTTCTGGTGTACATGGTGCTGGCCTGCCAGTATGAGTCGCTGCGGGATCCCCTGGTCGTGATGTTTTCGGTGCCGATGTCGGCGGTGGGCGTGTTGCCGGTGCTTTTCTTCACCGGCACGACGCTGAACGTGCAATCGCTGACCGGGTGCGTCATGCTGGGCGGGATCGTGGTCAACAACGCCATTCTGCTCGTGGATCAGGCGGAGCGTCTGCGGCGGGAGGGGCGGTCGGCGCGCGAGGCGGCGGCGGAGGCGGGGCGGCGGCGGCTGCGGCCGATCCTGATGACGACGTTGACGACGATTCTGGGGCTGGCGCCCTTGGCGGCGGGGGTCGGCGAGGGAGCGGACGCTCAGGCGCCGCTGGCGCGGGCGGTGCTGGGGGGCCTGACGGGCTCGACGGTTCTGACGCTCGTCCTCATCCCCGCGGTCTACACGATGTTCCACCCGGACCGGCGCGCGCAGGATGGAGGGTGGCTGGGGCGCTAGGATTCGAACCTAGACAAGCAGATCCAGAGTCTGCGGTGCTACCGTTACACTACGCCCCAGCGAAGAGGCGTTAAACCCAGTGAAACGCGCGTTCAAGCCGGTTTAAAGCCGTTTTCGCTTGTCGGCCCGCCGGAACGCGAACCCCGCGGCCTTCCGGGCGGACACAAAGAACAAAACCGCTTGAGCCACGAATCTAGCGGCGCTCCTCTCCGAAGTCAACGGTCCAGGAGAACCGGCCGTGCGCGGCGCTCCGCAAGACCGCGGGCGCGCCCGCGCCCGAGACGAAACGCCCCCGGAGGCGCCGTCCCCCTGTCAGAAATCGGTCCCCTCCGGAATATAGCCTCATGGAGGGCGACGCCGGGATGGAAGAAGATACCGACAGCCTCGTCCGCCGGGTCCTCGAGGGACAGGTGGAAGCGTTCGCCGAGATCGTACGCCGCTACCAGCAACCCGTCTGGCGCACGGTGGCGGCGCTGCTTCAGGATTTCGACAAGTCCACGGAGATCGCCCAGCAGGTCTTCGTCGACGCGTACCTCCACCTGGACCAGTACCGCCCGGGCGCCGATTTCGGCGCCTGGATCAAGGCCGTGGCCCGCAACCGCGTGCGTCAGGAGCTCCGGCGCCTCGGCCGCGAAACCCGCCGCTTGAGCCTCTACCGCGACCAGCTGCTGCGCCGCCTTCATGAGCGCGAAACCGATTCCCACGAGCAGACCTACCTTGACGCCCTGGAAACCTGCCGCCGGCATCTCCCGGAAACCTCCGCCCGCGCCCTCCGGCTCCGCTACGTCGAAGGACTCTCGTTCGAGGAAATCGCGTCCATCCTCGGAAGCACCCGAGCGGCCGTCGAAAAGCTTCTTTCCCGCGCCCGCCTGGCGTTGCGGGACTGCATCCAGTCGAAGGTGGCCCACGCATGAACCGGGAAGATGAACTGACCCTGAAACTCCTGGACGGACTTCTGACGCCCGAGGAGGAAGCCGAACTGGAAGCCCTGGTGGAACGCGACCCGCACGCCCGGCGACGGCACCTGGCGCTGTTGGACCTCGAGGCGGCCCTTCGCGGCGATCGGCTCCGCCACGACATGGTCCCATCCGTCCTCACGCGCGTCTCAGGGGCCGACCTGGAAAAGGCCGTCATGCGCACCATCGCCGGATTGCCGGCCCCTCCCTGGCGCGCCGCCGCCCCGACACGCGCGCCGTTGCCTCGGCGCCGAACGCGCATCATCGCCCTCACGGCGATCCTTTCCGCCGCCGCGGTTCTCCTCGTCGCTCTCGTCCTGGCAAACCCCGCCCCGCGGAAGCCGGCGGCATCCCCCTCCACCGCGGTCCTGCTGCCGCTCGAAGGGGACATCCTCCTGGACGCCCGCCGCAGTCCCCCGGAAACCCGCCTTTCGCCCGGTCAGACCGTCCAGGTCCCGGAAGACGGCGCCGCTCTGGTGAGCTTCGAGGACGGCACCCAGCTGGAACTTCTCGGGCAATCCACGCTCCGGATGGACTCGGGGCCTTCCGACGAGGTCCGCATCCATCTGCCCGAAGGCGTTCTGCGCGCGGAGGTCGCCCCCCGCCCGGACCGCCTCCCCCTGTCGGTCATCACCCCTTACGCCGTCGTCACCGTGGTCGGAACCTCGTTCAGCGTCATTACCCTTCCCGACCGCGGCACGCGCATCGAGGTCTTCCACGGAAAGGTCGAGGTCAACGCCGCCCCGCAGGGACCCATCACGCTCGAAGCGGGCTGGATGGCCTTCTCGGCCCCGAACCAGCCCGTTCTGACCGCCCGCAGCCGGGTCGTGGAGGGTCTCCGCCCCCGCCGGTCCGCCGAATACCCGGGCGTGAAAACCCTGGACATCGCTCCCGACGGAAGGTCCGTCCTCGCCGCCAGCAACACCCACCTCGTCACCTGGACCCCGCTGGACCGTCTGGACGTCGTCCGCGTCGACCCGTCCACGCCGCGCGCCAACGACATCCAGATCCAATCCCAATCCGGACGGATGCTCGGCTTCATTCACTGGCCCCAGAAACGCTTCGTCGCCTGGGACGCCTGGGATCGGAAAGCTGTCCGGTCGTGGCCGATGCTCGATGGACAAGCCGAAATCGCCGCGGTCTCCCCGCGCGGCGACTGGCTCGCGCACTGGCAGAAGAGCAACGGCTCGCGGAAGCTGCTCCTGCGATCCGGAACCGAGGAGCCCCTCGACCTCTCCCGGGGCTCAGGGGTCAGCGTCATGCAGCCCTCCCCCGACGGTTCCCGGCTGGCCCTGGCGCGGTTCACGGGGGTGGTGGAACTCGTCGATCCCGCCGCCGGAACCGTCGTGGCGACACTCCCCGGCTCGCGCAAAGCCATCCGCTTGAGCTTTTCCGCCGACGGCCGATTCCTCGCGACCAGCCAGGGGGAATACGCGGAGATCTGGAACGTCGCCGAGCGTCGCCTCACGGCCCGCTTTCAGCAGCCCGGCCTGCCGATCCTCGGAGTCGCCCTGACGCCCGACGGCGGGCGCTTCGCCGCCAGCGGGCCGGAGGGACGCGTATGGCTCTGGAACCCTCACGCCCCCCAGGATCCCCCGTGGGTTCTTCCCGTCAAAGACAGCGTCCAGCGCCTGTTCTTCACTTCGGGAGGAGCCGAGCTCATGCTCCTGCGACGCGCCGGGCGCACCCGTGTCCTCGAAGCCTGGGAGCTTCCCCCATGAACCCGATCTCGAACGTCCCGCCGCACCCGCGGCTCCCGGGCGCTCAGACTCATCGCATCCCGCTTCTTCCGGGGGCCGTCGCGATTGTTTTCGCGGCGGCCCTGGCTTTCCCTTCCCCTCCGGCCGCCGCGCAGGAGCGCCCCGAAGAAGACCGGGAAAGCTACACCCGGACCGTCGAACCGTTCCTGCGCCAGCACTGCCTGAAGTGCCACGGACCCGAAAAACAGAAAGGGAAGCTCGCCCTCCACACGCTCCGGCCGGAGGCGTCCTCGGAGCCGGACCGGGAAACATGGAAACGCGTGGCCGAGCGGCTTTCCCTCGGCGAAATGCCGCCGGAATCCGAAAAGCGCCCCGACCCGCTGCGCACGCAGCAGGTCATCGACTGGATCAAGCGACGCCTGTCCAGGGCGGGGGTGGACACCGCGGAGATCGACCACAAGCTGCTTCTGCCCAGCCACGGCAACCGCGTGGATCACGACGCGCTCTTTTCGGCGCCCCTTGCAGGCGTCCCGGCCACCCCCGCCCGCCTCTGGCGCCTGGGGCCCCGCCAGTACGCCGGCCTGGTTTCCCGGCTGGCGGGCCGAAGCGTCACGCCCCCCTCGCCTTTCTCCTTCAACGCCGGGGAAGGGTTCCTGGACTACGCCGACCTCTACCGCGTCGACGAACCGACCGTCAACCAGCTGATCGTCAACGCCCGTCAGATCGTCGAGATTCAGTGCGGCCTTCAGCGCTCCGCCTCGTCCGTGCGCGAGTTCAAGGCGCTGATCGACCCCCAACGCGAACCTTCGGAATCCGACATCCAGCAGGCCGTCCGCAAGCAGTTCCAGATGGCTCTCCTTCGGGAGCCTTCCCGCGAGGAGTCCGCCCGGTTTCTCGAATTTTACCGGAAAACGCTTCCGGCGGCGGGCCGGACGATCGCCGTGCGCGACACCCTGGCCTCGATTCTTCTTCTGCCCGAAGCGCTTTATCGGCACGAGCTCGGGCAGGGCCCGCCCGACCGCCACGGCCGCGTTCTTCTGGCGCCCCGTGAGCTCGCCTACGCGATCGCCTTCGCCCTCACCCACACGGGACCCGACGCCGCCCTCCTCAAGGCGGCGGAAACCGGAAAGCTCGCCTCCGCGGAGGACGTCCGGCGCGAAGTCCGCCGCCTCCTCGACGACGACAAGATCGCCAAACCCCGCCTCCTGGAATTCTTCGAAGAATACTTCGAATTCACCCGGGCGGCCGACGTTTTCAAGGATCTCGAGCGCGGCGCGTGGCGTCCCGAGGTGCTCATCAACGACACGCGGCTCCTGATCCGGGATATCCTCCAGCGGGACCAGGACGTCCTCCGCGAGCTTCTGACCACGCCCAAAAGTTTCGTCAACTACCGTCCGGATCCCAAGAACGGCGCCAAACCGGCTTTCATCGCCAACCAGAATCCCCGCAAGGACCGTCCCCGCGCCTTCGAATACTGGGAGCTCTACGGACTGCCGGCGGACTGGACATGGACGGACCGGCAGCCGGTCGAGCTGGACGCCCGCGAACGCGCCGGAATCCTGACGCAGCCCAGCTGGCTGGCCGCGTTCGCCACCAACAACGAGAACCATCCCATCCGTCGCGGCAAGTGGATCCGCGAGCGACTCCTCGGGGGCTACATTCCCGATCTTCCGATTACGGTGGACGCCCAGCTTCCGGACCGGCCCGATCAGACGCTCCGCCAGCGCCTCGAGGTCACCCGCCAGGAATACTGCTGGCAGTGCCACCAGAAGATGAATCCCCTCGGCCTGGCGTTCGAGGCCTACGACTACCTGGGCCGCTTCCGGACGACGGAGCGGATCGTCGATCCCTCGGCTCCGCCGGCGGAGCCCTCCCGCAAGGGCGCTCCCCCCAAGCCCGCGTATCGGGAAGTCCCCGTCGACTCCGGCGGCCGGATCGACGCCTCCGGGGATCCGCGGCTGGACGGAGAAGTCCGCAACGCCGTCGCCATGATCCGCAAGCTCGCCGATTCTCCCCGCGTGCGACAGGTCTTCGTCCGGCACGCCTTCCGGTTCTGGCTCGGGCGCAACGAGACCCCGGCGGACGCGGCCAGCCTTCGGGCCGCGGACCGGGCGTACGTCGAAAGCGGGGGAAGCCTGAAGGCGCTTCTCATCGCGCTTCTGAGCAGCGATTCTTTCATCTATAGAAAACCCTGACAAGGAGACCGGACCATGAACGCCTCCACCCGCCGGCAATTCCTGAAGGGCGTATCCCTCGGCGCCGGCTCGTTCGTCCTGGCCCCCGTGTGGAACCAGATCCTGGCCCAGGCCTCCGGAACCGCGCATCGGGCCCGCCGCTTCGTGTTCGTGGTCGAAGGGAACGGCCTCAACCCGCCCCAGATTCAGCCCGTGGGTCTCCCCCGCAAGAAGGAAGCGGAGCGGACCGAGCTCGTCCAGAAGCCTCTCGCCCCGCACGCGCTGCCCAAGGCCCTCGAACCCCTGGAGCCCTGGAAGGACCGCGTGACGATTCTTCAGGGGCTCTCGGGACGCGTCTGCGGCGGCGGCCACTCGAACGACTTCGGCGCCCTCGGATGCTATCCGGCCAAGGGAGGCGTCGGGACCAGCGGAAGCGCCCGCGGAGAGACGATCGACGCCGCCCTGGCCAAGAAGCTGGGCGGCGTCTTCCCGCTGGTGGGGCTCGGAATCAGCGACCGGCGGGAGCATACCCTCATCTACAACTGCTCGGCGTGGGACCAAGGACGACCTCTCCCCACCCAGTGCCGTCCGGACCTCGCGTACGCCCAGCTTTTCGGAAGCTGCGCCGAAGGAAGCGCTCAGCAGGAATTCCTCTCGACGGGAAACATGCTCGATTTCCTGCTGGACGACCTGCGGCGCCTCGAGCGGAGGGTCGCGGGCGCCGAACGGGACAAACTTCAGGCGCACGTCGGCGCGTATGAAGATCTCCGGCGCCGCCACAGCCGCCTCAACGAGATCAAAAGCACCCTGCGCCGGCATGCCCCCGTCGTCACGGACAAGTTCCGCAGCGACGTGGAAACCGACCGGCTGGACGCCCATTTCGATCTGGCCGCGGCGGCCCTCATCGGCGGCCTGACCCCCGTGGTGACGATCGCCTCCGGCGCCGGAAATCCTTACTTCAGCATCCGCTTCACCGGACTGGGCATCAACCTCGACAAGCACTCCATCGGCCACGGCGGAAGCTACGAGGGCAAGACGTGGGAGGAGTTGACGGTCACCATCCGCCGCTTCCACTTCGAACTGATCGCCCGACTGATCAAGAAGCTTCAGGCGGTTCCCGAGGGGAACGGCACGATGCTCGACCAGACGCTGATCGTCTATCTGAGCGACGCCGCCGAAGGTCATCATTCCCGGTGCTGGGAATGGCCGTTCGTGCTGATCGGCCACCTGGGGGGAACGCTCAAGGCGGGTCGATACGTCGAATATCCCTACTGGGGGAAGAAAGGGCACAAGACGATCGGCAACCTCTACACGACGTTCCTGCACGCCGTGGGGGATCGGAGGCCGCATTTCGGAGTCCAGGATCCGACGCTCGACGGCCTGGATCTGAACGGGCCGCTGCCGGAGCTCCTGGCCTGAGAAGCCCCGTCATGACCGGACACCCTCTCAGCCGCCGGGAATTTCTGCGCCGTTCCGCGGCGGTCGCGGTCGCGGCCGCGGCCGCGCGACCGCCGGC contains these protein-coding regions:
- a CDS encoding FecR domain-containing protein codes for the protein MNREDELTLKLLDGLLTPEEEAELEALVERDPHARRRHLALLDLEAALRGDRLRHDMVPSVLTRVSGADLEKAVMRTIAGLPAPPWRAAAPTRAPLPRRRTRIIALTAILSAAAVLLVALVLANPAPRKPAASPSTAVLLPLEGDILLDARRSPPETRLSPGQTVQVPEDGAALVSFEDGTQLELLGQSTLRMDSGPSDEVRIHLPEGVLRAEVAPRPDRLPLSVITPYAVVTVVGTSFSVITLPDRGTRIEVFHGKVEVNAAPQGPITLEAGWMAFSAPNQPVLTARSRVVEGLRPRRSAEYPGVKTLDIAPDGRSVLAASNTHLVTWTPLDRLDVVRVDPSTPRANDIQIQSQSGRMLGFIHWPQKRFVAWDAWDRKAVRSWPMLDGQAEIAAVSPRGDWLAHWQKSNGSRKLLLRSGTEEPLDLSRGSGVSVMQPSPDGSRLALARFTGVVELVDPAAGTVVATLPGSRKAIRLSFSADGRFLATSQGEYAEIWNVAERRLTARFQQPGLPILGVALTPDGGRFAASGPEGRVWLWNPHAPQDPPWVLPVKDSVQRLFFTSGGAELMLLRRAGRTRVLEAWELPP
- a CDS encoding DUF1552 domain-containing protein, encoding MNASTRRQFLKGVSLGAGSFVLAPVWNQILAQASGTAHRARRFVFVVEGNGLNPPQIQPVGLPRKKEAERTELVQKPLAPHALPKALEPLEPWKDRVTILQGLSGRVCGGGHSNDFGALGCYPAKGGVGTSGSARGETIDAALAKKLGGVFPLVGLGISDRREHTLIYNCSAWDQGRPLPTQCRPDLAYAQLFGSCAEGSAQQEFLSTGNMLDFLLDDLRRLERRVAGAERDKLQAHVGAYEDLRRRHSRLNEIKSTLRRHAPVVTDKFRSDVETDRLDAHFDLAAAALIGGLTPVVTIASGAGNPYFSIRFTGLGINLDKHSIGHGGSYEGKTWEELTVTIRRFHFELIARLIKKLQAVPEGNGTMLDQTLIVYLSDAAEGHHSRCWEWPFVLIGHLGGTLKAGRYVEYPYWGKKGHKTIGNLYTTFLHAVGDRRPHFGVQDPTLDGLDLNGPLPELLA
- a CDS encoding sigma-70 family RNA polymerase sigma factor; translation: MEGDAGMEEDTDSLVRRVLEGQVEAFAEIVRRYQQPVWRTVAALLQDFDKSTEIAQQVFVDAYLHLDQYRPGADFGAWIKAVARNRVRQELRRLGRETRRLSLYRDQLLRRLHERETDSHEQTYLDALETCRRHLPETSARALRLRYVEGLSFEEIASILGSTRAAVEKLLSRARLALRDCIQSKVAHA
- a CDS encoding DUF1588 domain-containing protein, which translates into the protein MNPISNVPPHPRLPGAQTHRIPLLPGAVAIVFAAALAFPSPPAAAQERPEEDRESYTRTVEPFLRQHCLKCHGPEKQKGKLALHTLRPEASSEPDRETWKRVAERLSLGEMPPESEKRPDPLRTQQVIDWIKRRLSRAGVDTAEIDHKLLLPSHGNRVDHDALFSAPLAGVPATPARLWRLGPRQYAGLVSRLAGRSVTPPSPFSFNAGEGFLDYADLYRVDEPTVNQLIVNARQIVEIQCGLQRSASSVREFKALIDPQREPSESDIQQAVRKQFQMALLREPSREESARFLEFYRKTLPAAGRTIAVRDTLASILLLPEALYRHELGQGPPDRHGRVLLAPRELAYAIAFALTHTGPDAALLKAAETGKLASAEDVRREVRRLLDDDKIAKPRLLEFFEEYFEFTRAADVFKDLERGAWRPEVLINDTRLLIRDILQRDQDVLRELLTTPKSFVNYRPDPKNGAKPAFIANQNPRKDRPRAFEYWELYGLPADWTWTDRQPVELDARERAGILTQPSWLAAFATNNENHPIRRGKWIRERLLGGYIPDLPITVDAQLPDRPDQTLRQRLEVTRQEYCWQCHQKMNPLGLAFEAYDYLGRFRTTERIVDPSAPPAEPSRKGAPPKPAYREVPVDSGGRIDASGDPRLDGEVRNAVAMIRKLADSPRVRQVFVRHAFRFWLGRNETPADAASLRAADRAYVESGGSLKALLIALLSSDSFIYRKP